From a single Paraburkholderia edwinii genomic region:
- a CDS encoding CBS domain-containing protein, with amino-acid sequence MMSFRYLGRRLVGKMPFHHGSPSLHDSGDRGGAAGVVQQKAVLAELRRQSMLHGLLELRCADIMRAPVISVRPDDTKAHAEALLARYHFKLLPVIDASDHLLGVVSRADLRRVTGHLHAVDEAPSSEPRTARAANGIASIMSVSVATVFSDEKLTDVVPRFMAKGHHHLPVIDRQRRVVGMLTQSDLFALMCDLNPMR; translated from the coding sequence ATGATGAGCTTTCGCTATCTCGGTCGACGTCTGGTGGGAAAAATGCCGTTTCATCACGGGTCGCCAAGCTTGCACGACTCGGGCGATCGCGGGGGCGCCGCAGGCGTCGTGCAGCAGAAGGCGGTTTTAGCCGAGCTGCGGCGCCAGTCCATGTTGCATGGTCTGCTGGAGCTCAGGTGTGCCGACATCATGCGAGCGCCCGTCATCAGCGTGAGGCCCGATGACACGAAGGCGCACGCAGAAGCACTGCTGGCTCGCTACCACTTCAAGCTTCTTCCGGTTATCGACGCATCCGACCATCTTCTAGGCGTGGTAAGCCGTGCGGATCTGCGGCGCGTCACAGGCCATCTCCATGCGGTTGACGAGGCGCCGTCGAGCGAACCGCGGACGGCACGTGCCGCAAACGGTATCGCCAGCATCATGTCGGTCTCCGTGGCGACCGTTTTTTCAGACGAGAAGCTCACCGATGTCGTTCCGCGCTTTATGGCGAAGGGGCACCATCATCTGCCTGTTATCGATCGCCAGCGCCGCGTGGTCGGCATGCTGACCCAGTCGGATCTTTTCGCATTGATGTGCGACCTGAATCCAATGCGCTAG